A genomic stretch from Megachile rotundata isolate GNS110a chromosome 1, iyMegRotu1, whole genome shotgun sequence includes:
- the Nct gene encoding nicastrin isoform X2 has translation MAKCFGCGYLLTFLIVNLVAAERIKDMIYMTFDGVAACFRRHNGTHQFGCSSSRSGSVGVIHLIEEESDVRWIEHNATAGPYTVVIPFSMFTKDILFRLKNTNNINGVLLAKNTSQASPNYYSPEDTCPNRYSGYKRCNDALPWNPDGSALLMQDWQFPMFYTENQTLIEAIKSCFWTHNTHDIENQQYRSLCALEMRSFMFAAVNSESCIRRSEFKLNYIPTQFCDPLGDRNIHWPLAPIDKDKNSVILVTARLDASSLFDGISPGAENVVTGLVTLLATAYYLNITAPNIVATQTNVVFSLLNGEAFDYIGSSRLIYDLKEGNFNALGGVNLKLDDIKTVIEFGQLNKGKLYLHSSNGKNNDIINKMKKTLNAAVLEGSVPPTSVQSFLAERPNLTAVVISNHGKQFENRFYNGILDNAENLHFNKSEDNELSTALAKIAIHVGDILRENVIGNQAPVADGAADIFESIENLISDMLSCYLESAKCHLFRAASSPGAKLINQVLPLYVGVHRVANPATTLTGQLLAYLTRKEIPHMNETSCYENHYLWMAGDNLTGICISSTVNYSAAMSPAFIIDGYDMKSGVYSTWTESTWQTLSVRMFLKPSAATERLTMILGSAVAVVSFLIVWFINSRADILFNSRTTSC, from the exons ATGGCAAAATGTTTTGGCTGTGGATATCTTCTAACATTTCTTATTGTAAATTTAG TTGCTGCAGAACGAATAAAGGATATGATTTATATGACATTTGATGGAGTTGCCGCTTGTTTTCGTAGACATAATGGAACACATCAGTTTGGATGTTCTT CTAGTAGATCAGGGAGTGTCGGTGTTATTCATTTGATTGAAGAAGAAAGTGATGTTAGATGGATTGAACATAATGCTACTGCTGGTCCTTATACTGTAGTAATTCCATTTTCCATGTTTACAAAAGATATATTGTTtagattaaaaaatacaaacaacATAAATGGTGTTCTGCTTGCGAAAAACACTAGTCAAGCAAGTCCAAATTATTATTCTCCTGAAGATACTTGCCCAAACAGGTATTCAGGTTACAAAAGATGCAATGATGCTCTCCCTTGGAATCCTGATGGATCTGCTTTACTTATGCAGGATTGGCAATTTCCAATGTTTTACACAGAG AATCAGACATTAATAGAAGCTATAAAATCTTGTTTCTGGACACATAACACACATGACATAGAAAATCAGCAATATAGATCTTTATGTGCATTAGAAATGAGGTCATTTATGTTTGCTGCAGTTAACTCTGAATCTTGTATCAGACGTAGTGAATTCAAACTAAATTATATACCAACACAGTTTTGTGATCCTTTGGGAGACAGGAATATACATTGGCCTTTAGCTCCAATTGATAAAGACAAAAATTCAGTGATATTGGTAACTGCCAGATTAGATGCTTCTTCCTTATTTGATGGAATATCACCTGGAGCAGAGAATGTTGTAACAGGATTAGTAACATTACTAGCCACTGCTTATTATTTGAATATAACAGCTCCAAATATTGTAGCAACTC aAACAAATGTTGTTTTTTCTCTATTAAATGGAGAAGCCTTTGATTATATAGGATCCAGTAGATTAATTTATGATTTGAAAGAAGGTAATTTCAATGCATTAGGTGgagtaaatttaaaacttgatgaCATTAAGACTGTAATCGAATTTGGTCAGCTGAATAAGGGGAAATTGTATCTTCACTCTAGTAATGGCAAGAACAacgatataataaataaaatgaagaaaacaTTGAATGCAGCTGTTTTGGAAGGCAGTGTTCCACCTACATCAGTACAAAGTTTCTTAGCAGAAAGACCAAATTTAACTGCCGTTGTTATTAGTAATCATGGTAAACAGTTTGAAAATAGATTTTACAATGGAATCCTAGACAATGCAGAAAACCTTCATTTTAACAA AAGCGAGGATAATGAGCTTTCCACTGCTTTGGCAAAAATAGCAATTCACGTTGGCGATATTCTTCGTGAAAATGTTATTGGTAATCAAGCCCCAGTTGCGGATGGGGCTGCGGATATTTTTGAATCAATTGAGAATCTTATTTCTGATATGTTATCTTGTTACTTGGAAAGTGCCAAGTGCCATTTGTTTCGCGCTGCTTCATCACCAGGCGCCAAATTAATTAATCAAGTCTTACCATTGTACGTTGGTGTACATAGGGTAGCTAATCCTGCCACTACTTTAACTGGTCAGCTTCTTGCCTATCTGACCAGAAAAGAAATACCGCACATGAATGAAACGTCATGTTATGAAAACCATTATCTTTGGATGGCTGGCGATAATTTAACAGGCATATGTATTAGTTCCACCGTAAATTATAGCGCAGCTATGAGCCCAGCATTTATTATTGATG GATATGACATGAAATCGGGTGTTTATTCTACATGGACGGAATCTACGTGGCAAACATTAAGCGTAAGAATGTTTCTTAAACCTTCAGCAGCTACAGAGCGATTGACAATGATTTTAGGCAGTGCAGTGGCTGTTGTGTCGTTCCTTATTGTATGGTTCATTAATTCCCGAGCTGATATATTGTTTAATTCACG AACAACCAGTTGCTAG
- the Nct gene encoding nicastrin isoform X1 yields MAKCFGCGYLLTFLIVNLVAAERIKDMIYMTFDGVAACFRRHNGTHQFGCSSSRSGSVGVIHLIEEESDVRWIEHNATAGPYTVVIPFSMFTKDILFRLKNTNNINGVLLAKNTSQASPNYYSPEDTCPNRYSGYKRCNDALPWNPDGSALLMQDWQFPMFYTENQTLIEAIKSCFWTHNTHDIENQQYRSLCALEMRSFMFAAVNSESCIRRSEFKLNYIPTQFCDPLGDRNIHWPLAPIDKDKNSVILVTARLDASSLFDGISPGAENVVTGLVTLLATAYYLNITAPNIVATQTNVVFSLLNGEAFDYIGSSRLIYDLKEGNFNALGGVNLKLDDIKTVIEFGQLNKGKLYLHSSNGKNNDIINKMKKTLNAAVLEGSVPPTSVQSFLAERPNLTAVVISNHGKQFENRFYNGILDNAENLHFNKSEDNELSTALAKIAIHVGDILRENVIGNQAPVADGAADIFESIENLISDMLSCYLESAKCHLFRAASSPGAKLINQVLPLYVGVHRVANPATTLTGQLLAYLTRKEIPHMNETSCYENHYLWMAGDNLTGICISSTVNYSAAMSPAFIIDGYDMKSGVYSTWTESTWQTLSVRMFLKPSAATERLTMILGSAVAVVSFLIVWFINSRADILFNSRRTTSC; encoded by the exons ATGGCAAAATGTTTTGGCTGTGGATATCTTCTAACATTTCTTATTGTAAATTTAG TTGCTGCAGAACGAATAAAGGATATGATTTATATGACATTTGATGGAGTTGCCGCTTGTTTTCGTAGACATAATGGAACACATCAGTTTGGATGTTCTT CTAGTAGATCAGGGAGTGTCGGTGTTATTCATTTGATTGAAGAAGAAAGTGATGTTAGATGGATTGAACATAATGCTACTGCTGGTCCTTATACTGTAGTAATTCCATTTTCCATGTTTACAAAAGATATATTGTTtagattaaaaaatacaaacaacATAAATGGTGTTCTGCTTGCGAAAAACACTAGTCAAGCAAGTCCAAATTATTATTCTCCTGAAGATACTTGCCCAAACAGGTATTCAGGTTACAAAAGATGCAATGATGCTCTCCCTTGGAATCCTGATGGATCTGCTTTACTTATGCAGGATTGGCAATTTCCAATGTTTTACACAGAG AATCAGACATTAATAGAAGCTATAAAATCTTGTTTCTGGACACATAACACACATGACATAGAAAATCAGCAATATAGATCTTTATGTGCATTAGAAATGAGGTCATTTATGTTTGCTGCAGTTAACTCTGAATCTTGTATCAGACGTAGTGAATTCAAACTAAATTATATACCAACACAGTTTTGTGATCCTTTGGGAGACAGGAATATACATTGGCCTTTAGCTCCAATTGATAAAGACAAAAATTCAGTGATATTGGTAACTGCCAGATTAGATGCTTCTTCCTTATTTGATGGAATATCACCTGGAGCAGAGAATGTTGTAACAGGATTAGTAACATTACTAGCCACTGCTTATTATTTGAATATAACAGCTCCAAATATTGTAGCAACTC aAACAAATGTTGTTTTTTCTCTATTAAATGGAGAAGCCTTTGATTATATAGGATCCAGTAGATTAATTTATGATTTGAAAGAAGGTAATTTCAATGCATTAGGTGgagtaaatttaaaacttgatgaCATTAAGACTGTAATCGAATTTGGTCAGCTGAATAAGGGGAAATTGTATCTTCACTCTAGTAATGGCAAGAACAacgatataataaataaaatgaagaaaacaTTGAATGCAGCTGTTTTGGAAGGCAGTGTTCCACCTACATCAGTACAAAGTTTCTTAGCAGAAAGACCAAATTTAACTGCCGTTGTTATTAGTAATCATGGTAAACAGTTTGAAAATAGATTTTACAATGGAATCCTAGACAATGCAGAAAACCTTCATTTTAACAA AAGCGAGGATAATGAGCTTTCCACTGCTTTGGCAAAAATAGCAATTCACGTTGGCGATATTCTTCGTGAAAATGTTATTGGTAATCAAGCCCCAGTTGCGGATGGGGCTGCGGATATTTTTGAATCAATTGAGAATCTTATTTCTGATATGTTATCTTGTTACTTGGAAAGTGCCAAGTGCCATTTGTTTCGCGCTGCTTCATCACCAGGCGCCAAATTAATTAATCAAGTCTTACCATTGTACGTTGGTGTACATAGGGTAGCTAATCCTGCCACTACTTTAACTGGTCAGCTTCTTGCCTATCTGACCAGAAAAGAAATACCGCACATGAATGAAACGTCATGTTATGAAAACCATTATCTTTGGATGGCTGGCGATAATTTAACAGGCATATGTATTAGTTCCACCGTAAATTATAGCGCAGCTATGAGCCCAGCATTTATTATTGATG GATATGACATGAAATCGGGTGTTTATTCTACATGGACGGAATCTACGTGGCAAACATTAAGCGTAAGAATGTTTCTTAAACCTTCAGCAGCTACAGAGCGATTGACAATGATTTTAGGCAGTGCAGTGGCTGTTGTGTCGTTCCTTATTGTATGGTTCATTAATTCCCGAGCTGATATATTGTTTAATTCACG AAGAACAACCAGTTGCTAG
- the Nct gene encoding nicastrin isoform X3, producing the protein MAKCFGCGYLLTFLIVNLASRSGSVGVIHLIEEESDVRWIEHNATAGPYTVVIPFSMFTKDILFRLKNTNNINGVLLAKNTSQASPNYYSPEDTCPNRYSGYKRCNDALPWNPDGSALLMQDWQFPMFYTENQTLIEAIKSCFWTHNTHDIENQQYRSLCALEMRSFMFAAVNSESCIRRSEFKLNYIPTQFCDPLGDRNIHWPLAPIDKDKNSVILVTARLDASSLFDGISPGAENVVTGLVTLLATAYYLNITAPNIVATQTNVVFSLLNGEAFDYIGSSRLIYDLKEGNFNALGGVNLKLDDIKTVIEFGQLNKGKLYLHSSNGKNNDIINKMKKTLNAAVLEGSVPPTSVQSFLAERPNLTAVVISNHGKQFENRFYNGILDNAENLHFNKSEDNELSTALAKIAIHVGDILRENVIGNQAPVADGAADIFESIENLISDMLSCYLESAKCHLFRAASSPGAKLINQVLPLYVGVHRVANPATTLTGQLLAYLTRKEIPHMNETSCYENHYLWMAGDNLTGICISSTVNYSAAMSPAFIIDGYDMKSGVYSTWTESTWQTLSVRMFLKPSAATERLTMILGSAVAVVSFLIVWFINSRADILFNSRRTTSC; encoded by the exons ATGGCAAAATGTTTTGGCTGTGGATATCTTCTAACATTTCTTATTGTAAATTTAG CTAGTAGATCAGGGAGTGTCGGTGTTATTCATTTGATTGAAGAAGAAAGTGATGTTAGATGGATTGAACATAATGCTACTGCTGGTCCTTATACTGTAGTAATTCCATTTTCCATGTTTACAAAAGATATATTGTTtagattaaaaaatacaaacaacATAAATGGTGTTCTGCTTGCGAAAAACACTAGTCAAGCAAGTCCAAATTATTATTCTCCTGAAGATACTTGCCCAAACAGGTATTCAGGTTACAAAAGATGCAATGATGCTCTCCCTTGGAATCCTGATGGATCTGCTTTACTTATGCAGGATTGGCAATTTCCAATGTTTTACACAGAG AATCAGACATTAATAGAAGCTATAAAATCTTGTTTCTGGACACATAACACACATGACATAGAAAATCAGCAATATAGATCTTTATGTGCATTAGAAATGAGGTCATTTATGTTTGCTGCAGTTAACTCTGAATCTTGTATCAGACGTAGTGAATTCAAACTAAATTATATACCAACACAGTTTTGTGATCCTTTGGGAGACAGGAATATACATTGGCCTTTAGCTCCAATTGATAAAGACAAAAATTCAGTGATATTGGTAACTGCCAGATTAGATGCTTCTTCCTTATTTGATGGAATATCACCTGGAGCAGAGAATGTTGTAACAGGATTAGTAACATTACTAGCCACTGCTTATTATTTGAATATAACAGCTCCAAATATTGTAGCAACTC aAACAAATGTTGTTTTTTCTCTATTAAATGGAGAAGCCTTTGATTATATAGGATCCAGTAGATTAATTTATGATTTGAAAGAAGGTAATTTCAATGCATTAGGTGgagtaaatttaaaacttgatgaCATTAAGACTGTAATCGAATTTGGTCAGCTGAATAAGGGGAAATTGTATCTTCACTCTAGTAATGGCAAGAACAacgatataataaataaaatgaagaaaacaTTGAATGCAGCTGTTTTGGAAGGCAGTGTTCCACCTACATCAGTACAAAGTTTCTTAGCAGAAAGACCAAATTTAACTGCCGTTGTTATTAGTAATCATGGTAAACAGTTTGAAAATAGATTTTACAATGGAATCCTAGACAATGCAGAAAACCTTCATTTTAACAA AAGCGAGGATAATGAGCTTTCCACTGCTTTGGCAAAAATAGCAATTCACGTTGGCGATATTCTTCGTGAAAATGTTATTGGTAATCAAGCCCCAGTTGCGGATGGGGCTGCGGATATTTTTGAATCAATTGAGAATCTTATTTCTGATATGTTATCTTGTTACTTGGAAAGTGCCAAGTGCCATTTGTTTCGCGCTGCTTCATCACCAGGCGCCAAATTAATTAATCAAGTCTTACCATTGTACGTTGGTGTACATAGGGTAGCTAATCCTGCCACTACTTTAACTGGTCAGCTTCTTGCCTATCTGACCAGAAAAGAAATACCGCACATGAATGAAACGTCATGTTATGAAAACCATTATCTTTGGATGGCTGGCGATAATTTAACAGGCATATGTATTAGTTCCACCGTAAATTATAGCGCAGCTATGAGCCCAGCATTTATTATTGATG GATATGACATGAAATCGGGTGTTTATTCTACATGGACGGAATCTACGTGGCAAACATTAAGCGTAAGAATGTTTCTTAAACCTTCAGCAGCTACAGAGCGATTGACAATGATTTTAGGCAGTGCAGTGGCTGTTGTGTCGTTCCTTATTGTATGGTTCATTAATTCCCGAGCTGATATATTGTTTAATTCACG AAGAACAACCAGTTGCTAG